Proteins from one Paenibacillus amylolyticus genomic window:
- a CDS encoding WYL domain-containing protein, producing MYHARNGHKKVRVFPYGIYYEQGRWYMPARNKDRVLLYRVDRMRQLVVLESVDESVPSLKAWLDAKESRASVEAVLQFTEFGARMAASDVLFQSVQGNEWRGLVPPEEFSFTARKLLSYGPEVKVISPPELIQQVRELLERSISQYDRG from the coding sequence ATGTATCATGCCCGCAATGGTCATAAAAAAGTTCGGGTCTTCCCCTATGGCATCTACTATGAGCAGGGGCGTTGGTACATGCCGGCACGAAATAAGGATCGCGTGTTGTTGTATCGGGTGGATCGCATGCGTCAGTTGGTTGTTTTGGAATCCGTTGATGAATCTGTTCCAAGCCTGAAGGCGTGGCTGGATGCCAAAGAAAGCAGAGCAAGCGTAGAAGCGGTGCTGCAATTCACGGAGTTTGGAGCAAGGATGGCCGCGTCAGATGTGTTGTTCCAATCGGTTCAAGGCAACGAGTGGCGCGGTTTGGTTCCGCCCGAGGAGTTTTCTTTTACAGCGCGAAAGTTACTCTCCTATGGCCCCGAAGTGAAAGTAATCTCGCCCCCTGAATTAATACAGCAGGTTAGAGAGCTGCTCGAACGGAGCATAAGCCAGTATGACAGGGGATAA
- a CDS encoding CD3324 family protein produces MKYINADTIFPEELLREIQRHIPGDLIYIPRPKDAHKKWGENSGGRILVQERNHEIRQLFTAGTTIDQLAEQYCLSVDSIKKIVYGKKG; encoded by the coding sequence GTGAAATATATTAATGCGGATACAATCTTCCCGGAAGAATTGCTTAGAGAAATACAGCGTCATATCCCTGGTGACTTAATCTATATTCCGAGGCCCAAGGATGCCCATAAGAAGTGGGGCGAGAACTCGGGTGGCAGAATACTTGTGCAGGAACGGAACCACGAGATTCGCCAGCTATTCACCGCAGGGACAACCATTGATCAGCTTGCAGAGCAATACTGTTTATCCGTGGATAGCATCAAGAAAATTGTATATGGCAAAAAGGGATGA
- a CDS encoding GNAT family N-acetyltransferase — protein sequence MSIYQVIPMVYDSKEQIDAIILLEQQCKQLDSVHLKADLDHISQKDGDHALLCYRDGDLAGLLSWYASDGVTGNINAIVHPHYRRQGVFTRLLKQAILDMKPQGINQLSYRVPQGLSPGVFTAQSLGAIYDRAEYSMQLVNQVVEVVETPELMLSVAEAKDMEFIVTCSSQAFGESEDWTRDYFMQTNEPSRVTYVAWQDQQPVGLIRVNSINATTAFIHNFCILPAYQGQRIGRTVLHILVNLLRKQHYTDIRLSVVTENERALNLYRSVGFEVNSEYHYFSGNL from the coding sequence ATGTCCATTTATCAAGTCATTCCCATGGTCTATGACTCCAAGGAACAGATTGATGCTATTATTTTACTCGAACAACAATGTAAACAGCTCGATTCCGTGCATCTAAAGGCAGACCTTGACCATATCAGCCAAAAAGACGGAGACCATGCGCTCCTCTGTTATCGTGACGGTGATTTGGCAGGACTCCTCAGTTGGTATGCTTCTGACGGTGTAACCGGGAATATTAATGCCATCGTACATCCGCATTATCGTCGCCAAGGTGTGTTCACCCGCCTGCTGAAACAAGCCATCCTGGACATGAAACCACAGGGGATTAACCAGCTCAGTTATCGCGTTCCTCAGGGCTTATCCCCGGGTGTTTTTACTGCGCAGTCCCTAGGGGCCATATATGATCGTGCGGAGTATTCAATGCAACTTGTGAATCAAGTCGTTGAGGTTGTGGAAACGCCTGAACTAATGTTGTCCGTAGCAGAAGCCAAGGATATGGAGTTTATAGTCACTTGCTCATCCCAGGCCTTTGGAGAATCGGAGGACTGGACACGCGATTACTTTATGCAAACGAATGAACCCAGTCGAGTCACCTATGTTGCATGGCAGGATCAACAGCCGGTTGGGCTGATACGGGTCAACTCCATTAATGCAACGACCGCCTTTATTCATAACTTCTGCATCTTACCTGCGTATCAGGGACAGAGAATAGGACGCACCGTGCTTCATATTCTGGTGAATCTCCTAAGGAAACAACATTATACAGATATTCGCCTATCCGTTGTTACCGAGAACGAACGCGCTTTGAATCTGTACCGCAGTGTAGGTTTTGAAGTGAATTCAGAGTATCACTATTTCAGCGGTAATCTATAG
- a CDS encoding AbfB domain-containing protein has protein sequence MLGPATPEATGYSRFNSHNVPDRYIRHANYIARIDANVSPALDSQFRVVPGLASSTGISLESINYPGYFLKRNASNKIVLEAYADSAAYKGDATFLSGPGWADSTKVSLQSYSQPGYYIRHYDYVLQLAAVNAASSATVKADATFGRTNY, from the coding sequence ATGTTGGGGCCTGCCACACCGGAAGCCACGGGGTATAGTCGATTCAATTCACATAATGTTCCGGATCGATACATCCGTCATGCCAACTACATCGCACGCATTGATGCCAATGTCTCTCCTGCTCTGGACTCCCAGTTCCGCGTTGTACCGGGTCTGGCAAGTTCTACAGGCATATCCCTGGAGTCCATCAACTATCCAGGCTACTTTCTGAAGCGCAACGCCAGCAACAAAATTGTACTTGAAGCCTACGCCGACAGCGCTGCCTACAAGGGAGATGCCACGTTCCTGAGCGGCCCTGGTTGGGCGGATAGCACCAAAGTATCCCTTCAATCGTACAGCCAGCCCGGATATTACATCCGGCATTATGATTATGTATTGCAGCTCGCTGCTGTCAATGCAGCCAGCAGCGCAACAGTGAAGGCTGATGCCACGTTCGGGCGGACTAATTACTAA
- a CDS encoding FRG domain-containing protein, translating into MRNTMCYEVQSLDEYLFLMEELQLTEGQYYFRGENRRYPSLSSSLLRPQFARLLRDNPAYCEETVNGYIHDLASDAGAWEREYTLAWCHHEGLPTNLLELTRSPLRALYYACISRSDQHGQEEEGVVYGFAQKDMKDITGMVSVPTDACLNRDNLLIGMDYNAELHPEQLPYLIYQAPYKYEGSDEEGGLYFYQLFQLLPTPGEELPMN; encoded by the coding sequence GTGCGTAATACGATGTGCTATGAGGTTCAATCACTGGATGAGTATCTATTCCTTATGGAGGAGCTACAGCTTACAGAGGGGCAGTATTATTTTCGTGGAGAGAATCGCAGGTATCCCTCGTTAAGTTCATCCTTGTTACGTCCCCAGTTCGCCCGATTGTTGCGGGATAATCCTGCTTATTGCGAAGAGACCGTGAACGGCTATATCCACGATCTGGCGAGTGATGCAGGAGCTTGGGAACGTGAATACACGCTGGCATGGTGCCATCATGAAGGATTGCCTACCAACTTGCTGGAGTTAACGCGCTCTCCGTTACGTGCCCTGTATTATGCGTGTATTTCCCGATCGGATCAACACGGGCAGGAAGAAGAGGGGGTTGTGTATGGATTTGCTCAAAAAGATATGAAGGACATCACGGGAATGGTCTCCGTTCCAACAGATGCCTGCCTGAACAGGGATAATCTGTTGATTGGCATGGATTATAATGCAGAGCTCCATCCGGAGCAGCTTCCCTATCTTATCTATCAGGCACCTTACAAGTATGAGGGATCAGATGAAGAAGGTGGCTTATATTTCTATCAGTTGTTTCAGCTGCTGCCTACACCGGGTGAGGAGCTGCCCATGAATTAA
- a CDS encoding DKNYY domain-containing protein → MDTFIADEDLQVIVHVNDNGERTTITGGITTQDFEVISTYARGWLTFAYLRDRQGIWWFNARKNKASLFSRDTEAFRIVDEDYCCDSEYVYLEDQAVPGSDPNSFRLLPDTPYFAQDQRYLYVKSSQHFHLFEDIDTNAVIAYHHYCTDKDHLFHLSSSLRYANGEKDEVRAWLREHHPDVPGWWQTDYAHSADGAVQITGNWFETASSIFYRTEWGGTPHREAKAVFNLVRGADRPTYEPLDEQFARDRERVYFQWRTVKGADPDTFQPLGGPFGRDRNHVYYNGYRVDKADVRHFEVFAGTGHLGLSKGQQHVYRAEVVRTSQPFGHPDDVLQIVKGADAATFELITPSGSWAVDANRVYLWGKPNKHIDRASFTHLFDADPQSWAMDQNGLYNANGKRTVKGVNGSTFVMLNEYWGKDDLVVFSFVTGSVYKSGDVATFQVTDDIGGAEDALYRYTVEGSTVRKQKRLIEK, encoded by the coding sequence ATGGACACATTTATTGCGGATGAAGACCTTCAGGTGATCGTACATGTGAATGATAATGGAGAGAGAACGACGATAACAGGAGGCATTACCACTCAGGATTTTGAAGTCATCTCTACATATGCAAGGGGATGGCTGACCTTCGCGTATCTCCGTGATCGTCAAGGCATATGGTGGTTCAATGCCCGTAAGAACAAGGCGAGTTTGTTCAGCCGGGATACGGAAGCTTTTCGTATAGTCGATGAAGATTACTGCTGCGATTCCGAATACGTCTATCTGGAAGATCAGGCTGTGCCTGGCTCTGACCCGAACAGCTTTCGGCTGTTACCGGATACGCCCTACTTTGCACAGGACCAACGTTATTTATATGTGAAGAGCAGCCAGCATTTTCATCTATTTGAGGATATCGATACGAATGCTGTGATTGCTTACCACCACTACTGCACCGACAAGGATCACTTATTCCATCTGTCCAGCTCTCTTCGCTATGCGAATGGGGAAAAGGATGAGGTGAGGGCATGGTTGCGTGAACATCATCCCGACGTACCTGGCTGGTGGCAAACGGATTATGCCCACAGTGCTGATGGAGCTGTGCAGATCACAGGCAATTGGTTTGAGACTGCATCGTCTATTTTTTATAGAACCGAATGGGGCGGTACCCCGCATCGAGAAGCAAAAGCTGTGTTCAACCTTGTTCGAGGGGCGGACAGACCTACCTATGAACCATTGGATGAACAGTTTGCACGGGACCGGGAGCGTGTTTATTTTCAGTGGCGCACTGTAAAAGGAGCAGACCCCGACACATTCCAACCACTAGGTGGACCTTTTGGACGTGACCGCAATCATGTGTATTACAACGGATACCGTGTCGATAAGGCAGATGTTCGGCATTTTGAAGTGTTTGCCGGGACGGGGCATCTCGGACTTTCCAAGGGTCAGCAACATGTATATCGTGCAGAGGTTGTGCGGACAAGTCAGCCTTTCGGTCATCCAGACGATGTGCTTCAGATCGTTAAAGGGGCTGATGCAGCGACGTTTGAGTTAATAACCCCTTCTGGAAGCTGGGCGGTGGATGCCAATCGGGTATATCTATGGGGTAAACCAAATAAACATATTGATCGTGCCAGCTTTACACATCTATTCGATGCTGATCCCCAGAGTTGGGCTATGGATCAGAATGGTCTGTATAATGCCAATGGCAAGCGTACGGTAAAGGGTGTAAACGGTAGTACATTTGTCATGCTGAACGAATATTGGGGCAAAGATGACCTTGTGGTGTTCAGCTTTGTAACGGGGAGTGTATACAAGTCGGGGGACGTAGCGACGTTTCAAGTTACGGATGATATCGGGGGCGCGGAAGATGCTTTGTATCGGTACACGGTGGAAGGCAGTACAGTGCGGAAACAGAAGAGGTTGATCGAAAAGTAA
- a CDS encoding DEAD/DEAH box helicase has protein sequence MSKQQFKDYGLGEEIVKALDSLGYETPTEVQTKVIPVALENQDLVVKSQTGSGKTAAYGIPLCELVDWNENKPQALILTPTRELALQVNEDITNIGRFKRIKATALYGQSPFHIQKAELKQRTHVAVGTPGRVLDHIERGTLPLERIAYLVIDEADEMLNMGFIETVQAIIQKLPQERVTMLFSATFPEDVAKLSRKYMNKPVEIEIKASGLTTATIEHAVIHVPEVNKTALLQDLFITENPDSCIVFCRTQENVDKLFRVMADLDYPADRIHGGMEQDERIEVMNAFRRGQFRYLIATDVAARGIDITNITHVINYDIPLEKEGYVHRTGRTGRAGKTGKAITLVTPKDGRRLAEIESYIGFEIPVMKAPSEEAVDRRREDFEKRLKIVPERKKDKREQLNQQIMKLNFNGGKKKKLRAVDFVGTIAKLEGVTADDIGIITIQDNVTDVEILNGKGPIVLELMQNTTIKKMQLKVRKGHK, from the coding sequence ATGAGCAAGCAACAATTTAAAGATTACGGACTTGGTGAAGAGATCGTAAAAGCACTGGACAGTCTGGGCTATGAGACACCAACCGAAGTTCAAACGAAAGTTATTCCGGTAGCACTGGAGAACCAGGATCTTGTGGTCAAATCCCAGACAGGCAGTGGTAAAACAGCCGCCTACGGCATTCCGCTCTGTGAGCTGGTGGATTGGAATGAGAATAAGCCGCAGGCTCTGATTCTTACACCAACCCGGGAACTGGCTTTGCAGGTTAACGAAGATATTACGAATATCGGCCGCTTTAAGCGTATTAAAGCAACCGCACTATACGGACAGTCCCCTTTTCATATCCAAAAAGCCGAGTTAAAACAAAGAACTCATGTCGCTGTTGGTACGCCAGGTCGGGTACTGGATCATATCGAACGCGGCACGCTGCCACTCGAACGAATCGCCTATCTCGTTATTGACGAGGCCGATGAGATGCTGAATATGGGCTTTATCGAGACGGTACAAGCGATCATTCAGAAACTGCCGCAGGAGCGAGTGACGATGCTGTTCTCCGCAACATTCCCTGAAGATGTAGCCAAGCTGTCGCGCAAATACATGAACAAACCGGTGGAGATCGAGATCAAGGCAAGTGGACTGACAACAGCCACCATTGAACATGCTGTGATTCATGTGCCAGAGGTGAACAAAACTGCGTTGCTTCAGGACTTGTTCATTACGGAAAATCCGGATAGCTGCATCGTGTTCTGCCGTACGCAAGAGAATGTAGATAAGCTGTTCCGGGTTATGGCAGACCTTGATTATCCAGCAGATCGTATCCATGGCGGCATGGAGCAGGATGAGCGGATCGAAGTGATGAATGCATTCCGACGGGGCCAATTCCGTTATCTGATCGCGACGGATGTAGCTGCACGTGGTATTGATATCACGAATATCACCCATGTCATCAACTACGATATTCCTTTGGAAAAAGAGGGATATGTTCACCGTACAGGCCGTACGGGTCGCGCAGGCAAAACGGGTAAAGCCATCACGTTGGTTACACCGAAAGACGGCCGACGTCTAGCCGAGATTGAATCCTATATCGGATTCGAAATCCCTGTGATGAAGGCACCCTCCGAGGAAGCTGTAGATCGCCGCAGAGAAGATTTTGAGAAGCGATTGAAGATCGTGCCTGAGCGTAAAAAGGATAAGCGTGAACAGTTGAATCAGCAGATCATGAAGCTGAACTTCAACGGTGGCAAGAAGAAGAAACTTCGTGCCGTAGACTTTGTCGGTACCATCGCCAAGCTTGAGGGCGTTACGGCGGACGACATCGGGATTATTACCATTCAGGACAATGTAACGGATGTGGAGATCCTGAACGGCAAAGGCCCAATCGTACTGGAGCTCATGCAGAATACAACGATCAAAAAGATGCAGCTCAAGGTTCGCAAAGGTCACAAATAG
- a CDS encoding 5'-nucleotidase C-terminal domain-containing protein, producing the protein MRKISTKRFAGWPLSFLLCASILFAPFATTPAQAAEADKETKITLLGTSDIHGRFMPWDYALDGPNPTGSMTQLYTIVKKVRAENPNTILLDAGDMIQDNSAELFNDQPQSPMMVAMNEMKYDAWVMGNHEFNFGLDVLEKISSQFNGQPLVGNIFKENGDRYMPAYTIIEKDGIKVGVIGMNTPMITEFEKGTDHLDGIIVKDPVEETKKAIAELKGKVDVMVGLMHMGLDNENGNPGTGVTDIANANPELAAIFAGHMHTLIESQTVNGVLISEPNKYGSHISRIDLTFAKDGDKVVLKSKEAQALAVKAADGTYEVSDPALEETLHPFHEFARADANIEVAELKGTNLVPADEIKGIPAVQIQETPLSDFFTEVMLHYSDADVVAHQIDNDKAKLDVGPIKKKDIAFNYQYTFGEVTVYEVTGRDLMDYMEWSAGYFNSTRPGDVTISFDPKRRASKYSTDDFFGGVTYEIDLTKPYGSRITNLKYSNGKAVKEDDTLKLGMNAYRMEALIAKGGAMEGRKFKQLWSSKDASAFGEIQGTIRNLSIAYLKDVMKGVYEPKIQHNWKITGVDLTAPERADVVELVNDGIMSVPTTEDGKYTNIASINILDTVTQEEIDALSAKADVSAAQFAGVKTKGAFYQQLNQARKAAGSVEEETTPEKPTTPVVPKPTPNPGTTKPGKPSTPNTGKPGTVTKGKQAKVTAAYLNVRAGASSKAKVIAAVRKGTVLEVISTDKYGWVKVKLDGRVAFVYGKYVSILK; encoded by the coding sequence ATGCGCAAAATTTCAACGAAACGTTTCGCCGGATGGCCTTTATCGTTCCTCTTATGTGCCTCCATTTTGTTTGCCCCTTTTGCTACCACACCAGCTCAGGCTGCTGAGGCAGATAAGGAAACCAAGATCACGTTGCTGGGTACATCGGATATTCATGGCCGATTTATGCCATGGGACTATGCGCTGGACGGTCCAAACCCAACCGGAAGCATGACACAACTCTACACCATCGTGAAAAAAGTCCGCGCAGAGAATCCCAATACGATCCTGCTGGACGCAGGAGACATGATTCAGGATAACTCGGCTGAGTTGTTTAACGATCAACCCCAATCTCCCATGATGGTTGCAATGAACGAAATGAAATATGACGCATGGGTTATGGGTAACCATGAGTTTAACTTTGGGCTGGATGTACTGGAGAAGATCTCTTCCCAATTCAATGGACAGCCTCTCGTGGGTAACATTTTCAAAGAAAATGGCGACCGCTACATGCCTGCCTATACAATTATTGAGAAAGACGGCATCAAAGTGGGTGTCATCGGAATGAACACACCGATGATTACCGAGTTCGAGAAAGGTACGGATCACCTGGATGGGATCATCGTCAAAGATCCTGTCGAAGAGACCAAGAAGGCCATTGCCGAGCTGAAAGGCAAAGTCGATGTCATGGTTGGACTTATGCATATGGGACTGGATAACGAGAACGGAAATCCGGGAACCGGAGTGACGGATATCGCCAATGCCAACCCGGAGCTGGCTGCCATTTTTGCCGGACACATGCATACCCTGATTGAATCCCAAACGGTTAACGGTGTATTGATCTCCGAACCGAATAAATATGGCTCACATATCTCACGAATCGATCTGACATTTGCTAAAGACGGCGACAAAGTTGTGCTCAAAAGCAAAGAAGCTCAAGCACTCGCTGTCAAAGCAGCAGACGGAACCTATGAAGTCTCCGATCCTGCGCTGGAAGAGACCTTGCATCCATTCCACGAGTTCGCTCGTGCCGATGCCAATATTGAAGTGGCTGAACTGAAAGGAACGAACCTGGTCCCTGCCGATGAGATTAAGGGTATCCCTGCGGTGCAGATCCAGGAAACCCCGTTGTCTGACTTTTTCACCGAAGTGATGTTGCATTACAGTGATGCCGATGTGGTCGCGCACCAGATTGATAACGACAAGGCCAAGCTGGATGTAGGCCCGATCAAGAAAAAGGATATTGCGTTCAACTACCAATACACCTTCGGTGAAGTGACCGTATATGAAGTAACCGGACGCGATCTGATGGATTATATGGAATGGTCTGCGGGTTATTTTAACTCCACACGTCCTGGTGATGTGACCATTAGTTTTGATCCGAAACGACGTGCTTCCAAATACAGTACCGATGATTTCTTCGGCGGCGTAACGTATGAGATTGACCTGACGAAGCCATATGGCAGTCGGATTACGAATCTCAAGTACAGCAACGGTAAGGCCGTAAAAGAAGACGATACATTGAAGCTCGGCATGAATGCCTATCGGATGGAAGCCCTGATTGCCAAAGGCGGCGCCATGGAAGGGCGTAAGTTCAAGCAGCTCTGGTCCTCCAAGGACGCCTCAGCATTTGGTGAGATCCAAGGCACGATTCGCAACTTGTCCATCGCCTATCTGAAAGATGTTATGAAAGGTGTCTACGAACCGAAGATTCAACACAACTGGAAAATCACCGGCGTAGACCTGACTGCACCAGAGCGTGCGGATGTGGTGGAGCTGGTTAATGATGGCATCATGTCTGTGCCAACAACGGAAGATGGCAAGTACACCAACATTGCCTCCATTAACATTTTGGATACGGTGACTCAGGAAGAGATTGATGCCCTATCTGCCAAAGCCGATGTGAGTGCAGCACAGTTCGCAGGCGTGAAAACCAAGGGAGCGTTCTATCAACAGCTGAACCAAGCTCGCAAAGCGGCAGGTAGTGTTGAGGAAGAAACTACGCCTGAGAAACCTACGACACCAGTAGTACCCAAACCAACACCGAATCCAGGCACGACGAAACCTGGCAAACCATCAACGCCAAACACCGGTAAACCGGGCACCGTCACCAAAGGCAAACAAGCCAAGGTTACTGCGGCTTACCTGAACGTACGTGCTGGCGCTTCATCCAAAGCCAAAGTTATTGCTGCCGTACGGAAAGGCACCGTGCTTGAGGTGATCAGTACAGACAAGTATGGTTGGGTCAAAGTGAAGCTGGATGGACGTGTAGCCTTCGTATACGGGAAATATGTGAGTATTTTAAAATAA
- a CDS encoding endo-1,4-beta-xylanase translates to MFKSKWFKTVGSLALVGVLAASVAVGSVSAGLAKGSKFLGNIIASQVPSNFSPYWNQVTPENSTKWDAVEGTRNVMNWGQADMAYNYAVNNNFPFKFHTLVWGSQQPNWINSLSAADQKAEVTQWINAAGQRYPKAAFVDVVNEPLHAKPSYRNAIGGDGATGWDWVIWSFQQARQAFPNAKLLINEYGIIGDPAKADQYIQIINLLKNRGLVDGIGIQAHYFNMDNVSVSTMNTVLNKLAATGLPVYVSELDMTGDDNTQLQRYQQKFPVLWKHSAVKGVTLWGYNQNQTWVSGSHLVNSNGTERPALQWLRNYLANNP, encoded by the coding sequence TTGTTCAAGTCCAAGTGGTTCAAGACGGTTGGTTCACTAGCATTGGTAGGCGTTCTCGCTGCTTCGGTTGCAGTTGGTAGTGTGAGCGCTGGTTTGGCAAAAGGTAGCAAATTTCTGGGCAATATTATCGCTAGCCAGGTTCCTTCGAATTTTAGCCCCTATTGGAACCAGGTAACTCCAGAGAACTCCACCAAGTGGGATGCTGTGGAAGGTACACGCAACGTGATGAACTGGGGTCAGGCAGATATGGCCTACAACTATGCAGTCAACAACAATTTTCCGTTCAAATTCCATACCCTCGTATGGGGAAGTCAGCAGCCGAATTGGATTAACAGTCTCTCCGCCGCTGATCAGAAGGCTGAAGTGACACAATGGATTAACGCCGCAGGACAGCGGTATCCAAAGGCAGCATTTGTAGATGTCGTCAATGAGCCGCTGCATGCCAAGCCTTCTTATCGCAACGCGATTGGTGGAGATGGAGCCACTGGCTGGGATTGGGTTATCTGGTCATTCCAGCAGGCGAGACAAGCCTTCCCGAACGCCAAATTGTTGATCAATGAATACGGAATTATCGGTGATCCGGCTAAAGCGGACCAATATATCCAGATTATCAACCTTCTGAAAAACAGAGGTTTGGTTGATGGTATTGGTATCCAGGCCCATTACTTTAATATGGACAACGTCTCTGTGAGCACGATGAACACGGTACTCAACAAGCTGGCTGCGACAGGTCTGCCAGTCTATGTATCCGAGCTGGATATGACTGGCGATGATAATACGCAATTGCAGCGTTATCAGCAGAAATTCCCTGTTCTTTGGAAGCATTCTGCCGTTAAAGGTGTAACACTGTGGGGTTATAACCAGAACCAAACCTGGGTGAGCGGCTCCCATCTGGTCAATAGCAATGGTACAGAGCGTCCAGCTCTGCAATGGCTGAGAAATTATCTGGCGAATAATCCATAA
- a CDS encoding stalk domain-containing protein, with product MANNQIQSLDVLAELPNTLRNLNVAGNQITDLTPLEHMTRLRTLDISNNQVQHLKGLEGLTGLKELNAESNQIYDLEPLRQQSSLDVLKLSNNRVWDLSPIAGFTFTRDQSATNVIQDISASTSLSSGMQTSTSEIEPAGLTVQNNYLDVASGSQTMQLLNRMNVREQKRTPQGSFQRLIEGSTTAYVGDRAYALDAAPFIDEGRTYVPLRFVSEQLKASVNWNSGTREAVITQNDKTIRWSVGNKQVVVNDELAINDAPLLMRNGKAFVPVRFISEQFNTTVAYIGNSKTTLIFENKQPAERIEP from the coding sequence ATAGCTAACAACCAGATTCAGTCGCTGGACGTACTCGCTGAACTGCCAAATACACTGCGAAATCTGAATGTAGCAGGCAACCAGATTACGGATCTGACACCACTGGAGCACATGACACGCCTTCGGACACTTGATATCTCCAATAACCAAGTACAACACCTCAAGGGGCTTGAGGGACTGACTGGGCTGAAGGAACTGAATGCAGAATCCAATCAGATCTATGATCTGGAACCTCTTCGGCAACAATCCAGCCTGGACGTTTTAAAATTATCCAACAACCGGGTGTGGGACCTGTCACCGATTGCAGGTTTTACGTTTACCCGTGATCAGTCAGCGACAAACGTCATTCAGGATATCTCGGCGTCCACTTCGTTATCTTCCGGTATGCAGACATCTACCTCAGAGATTGAGCCTGCCGGACTCACGGTGCAGAACAATTATCTGGATGTCGCAAGCGGCAGTCAGACGATGCAGCTTCTGAATCGGATGAATGTGCGGGAGCAGAAAAGAACGCCGCAGGGCAGCTTCCAGCGTCTGATTGAAGGGTCTACCACTGCCTATGTAGGTGATCGCGCTTATGCACTGGATGCTGCACCTTTTATCGATGAAGGCCGGACCTATGTGCCTCTGCGCTTTGTCTCGGAGCAGTTGAAGGCCAGTGTGAACTGGAACAGTGGTACACGGGAAGCGGTGATCACACAGAATGACAAGACGATTCGCTGGAGCGTGGGCAACAAACAGGTTGTCGTGAACGATGAGCTTGCGATCAATGATGCTCCTCTATTGATGAGAAATGGCAAAGCTTTTGTTCCGGTACGTTTCATTTCAGAGCAATTTAATACGACGGTTGCATATATCGGAAACAGCAAAACAACATTGATCTTCGAAAATAAACAACCTGCTGAGCGTATTGAGCCTTGA
- a CDS encoding leucine-rich repeat domain-containing protein, whose product MRRMTLLFLIFILSLGASGQAMAYATTDSGEGIIEDPLLEDGLKLILNKPLDVPLTPSDLEQLEVVDLSNAGIQSLSGLEYATNLTHLRLYGNEIEDLTPLEHLTQLREIDVRNNYITSIHALAELKNLGRLYISNNSISSIEVVRGFNRLHTFHASGNQIDSLAALSDADALKWLEISNNRISDLTPLMGKRSFNNSI is encoded by the coding sequence ATGAGAAGAATGACGCTTTTATTTTTAATATTCATCCTGAGTCTCGGGGCATCGGGGCAAGCCATGGCTTACGCAACTACAGACTCGGGCGAGGGCATCATTGAAGATCCCCTGCTTGAAGACGGATTGAAGCTGATCCTTAACAAACCTCTGGATGTTCCACTGACTCCATCAGATCTGGAACAGCTTGAGGTGGTAGATCTGAGCAATGCAGGTATTCAAAGCCTGTCCGGTCTGGAATACGCCACCAACTTGACTCACCTCCGATTATATGGGAATGAGATTGAGGATCTCACACCGCTGGAGCACCTGACCCAGCTTCGCGAGATCGATGTTCGCAACAATTACATTACATCCATACACGCACTTGCTGAATTAAAAAACCTGGGGCGGCTGTATATCAGCAACAATTCCATATCTTCCATAGAGGTTGTACGTGGGTTCAACCGATTACATACGTTCCACGCCAGCGGTAACCAGATTGACAGTCTTGCGGCCCTCTCGGATGCGGATGCACTGAAGTGGCTTGAGATCTCGAATAACAGGATTAGCGATCTGACACCGCTCATGGGTAAACGCAGCTTCAACAACTCAATATAG